Part of the Pseudodesulfovibrio hydrargyri genome is shown below.
GGTTTTCATGAAGATAGTGATCATCGGCGGCGGTGCCGTGGCCGGGGCTGGCGCGGTGGTCCTGGGCGACGTGGTCCCCGGCCTGACCGTGGTGGGTGTCCCGGCCCGTCCGAAAACCTGATTCTTTTCCCCTGGTTCGCCGTATTTGTCCGCAATGTCGGGGCTTTTCTCAGTCGGTCACACAACGGTCTGAAATTGTTTCACAATTGAGTTAAACAACGATTTCAATTGCCTGGGTTATGTCAACTGTCCGATTTTTCAGACTATATCTAGACTTCTCGGCAACCCTTGCCGGGCGGGGGTTTTCAGGAAATTGGACGAACTGACTTGATTTAACTGGATATCCCTAGTATGAATACGAGTAACGGTCAAAAACTGTCATCGCAAGGCCGTGGATTCCATGCGCTTGAAACGCTTGGAATTCGGTTCCGACGGAGGGAAAAGACGAATGCCGATTGCGGATTCCGAGTGTATCTTTTGCAAGATCGTGGCCGGGGAAATTCCCTGCGCCAAGGTCTTTGAATCGGACACGGTCCTGGCCTTTCTGGACATCGCGCCCGTGCATCCGGGCCATGCCCTGGTGCTGCCCAAGGACCATCATCCGACGCTCATGGACATCCCCCCGGCGCTCGGCAACGACCTCTTCAAGGCCCTGTCCGCCGTGGGCGGAGCCGTCATGGAGGCCACCGGCGCCGACGGGCTCAACCTCATGCAGAACAACTACGAGGCAGCCGGACAACTGGTTCATCACGCGCATTTTCATCTCATACCGAGGTTTGCGGACGACGGCCTGAAACTGTGGGCCCAGTCGTCCTACGAAACCCCGGACCACATGCAGAAACTCGCGGCCACTATCGCGGGATTGCTGAAGTAAGTTATTGAAAACCTTTTTTGGAGGCAATCGATGAGCACTCTCACCAAAGCCGGAATCGTGGACTACATCTACGAACGCACCGACAAAAACCGCGCCGAGATCAAGGACCTGGTGGAGACCATCCTTGAGATCATGAAGAAGTCCATCAAGAAGGACCACGCCCTGCTGATCTCCGGTTTCGGCAAGTTCGAGGCGTATGACAAGCGCGCCCGCAAGGGCCGCAACCCGCAGACGACCCAGACCATCACCCTGCCCCCGCGCAAGGTGGTCGTGTTCCGGTTGTCCCGCAAGTTCCGCGCCGAGCTGAATCCCTAGGCCGAAGACGCGAAAAAGGGCCGAATGACGACACCCGGCCCTGAAGTTCGGTTTGCCGCCGGACTTACGGCTTCTTCAGCACAAACCCCTTGGGGTAGTCCGTCCTCAGTTTATCCAGGGCGGCTCCGGCCGTTGCCTCGTCCGGGAACGAGCCCGCCTGCACCCGGAACAGCCCCTCGTCGGTCTTGACCATCACAGAGCCCTTGTAGCCGTCCGCAATGAGACGCTGCAGGGCTCTGTTTGCATTCTTTTCATCCGAGAACGCGCCCACCTGAACATAATACGGGCCGCCCGCGGCCACGGCCGGTGTCGCGGCCGGGGTGTCGGCCCGTGTTGCGCCGTCCGTTCCCGCCACGTCCCCGATGCCGACGATCTCGTCCTCCGGGTTGGTCGGCGTTCGCACCGGTGCCGGTTCGGCCACCGTGCTCGCGGCCGGTTTCGCGTCGGCTTTCACCGTCGGCTCCACGGCCTGCTGCGCGGGCGGTTCCACGGCCGGGGGCGTTCCCTGGGCAGCGGCGGCCTCGGCCTCGCGCTTGAGCTGGTCCGCGTCGGGCAGCGGCTCCTCGGCCAGGTCGTCCTCGCCCACGGCAGGGGGCTTGGTGCCGGCCTGCTTGGCCGCGTCCACCTCGTAGACCTCGTCGATGGGCTCGTCCAGCGGCTTTTCATCGCCCACCACGTAGGTCTCCTCGATAACGGGCGGCGGGGCGGTCTCGGCCTGTTTGGCCGGTTGCCGCACCGGCGGCGCGGATTCGATGTGTTTGCGGAAGCAGCCGCCGAGGACGAGGGCGGCCGCGGTCAGCACCGCCAGGGCCAGTATGGTTTTCTTCATGGGTAGCTCCCCCTGTTCTATCTCTGTGGCGTATCTGTCTAGAATATGTCTAAAGTATACGTCATAATCGGCCTTGGCAAGCCGCCGGACGCCCGGATTTTCGTGCTCTGCCGGGGTGGGGCGCGGCCGACTCCGTCAAGTTGTTTTTTTATGCCAATCGGTTGTTTTTTCCCGCCATTCATTCCCGAAACCCCGTTTTGCCGAAAACAGGGTGTAAGCTGTCCGGGAAGTCCGGGGATCGGCCCCGGGCCCCATCCCGGTCAGGGGCGGGGACTCCGGTTCCCGCCCCTTCAGGACAGGCCGGTCCACATCGCCCATGCCACCTCTATGGCGGACAACCCGCCCGGCGTCAAACGCGGGATGGACGCGGGCCGCCGCCTTGGGCTACCGTGCATCCATGCGAATCGGACGGTACGAGATACGTGGCCTGCTCGGCCGGGGCGGCATGGGTGCGGTGTACAAGGCGGCCATGCCCGTGACC
Proteins encoded:
- a CDS encoding integration host factor subunit alpha, with amino-acid sequence MSTLTKAGIVDYIYERTDKNRAEIKDLVETILEIMKKSIKKDHALLISGFGKFEAYDKRARKGRNPQTTQTITLPPRKVVVFRLSRKFRAELNP
- a CDS encoding HIT family protein produces the protein MPIADSECIFCKIVAGEIPCAKVFESDTVLAFLDIAPVHPGHALVLPKDHHPTLMDIPPALGNDLFKALSAVGGAVMEATGADGLNLMQNNYEAAGQLVHHAHFHLIPRFADDGLKLWAQSSYETPDHMQKLAATIAGLLK
- a CDS encoding SPOR domain-containing protein; the encoded protein is MKKTILALAVLTAAALVLGGCFRKHIESAPPVRQPAKQAETAPPPVIEETYVVGDEKPLDEPIDEVYEVDAAKQAGTKPPAVGEDDLAEEPLPDADQLKREAEAAAAQGTPPAVEPPAQQAVEPTVKADAKPAASTVAEPAPVRTPTNPEDEIVGIGDVAGTDGATRADTPAATPAVAAGGPYYVQVGAFSDEKNANRALQRLIADGYKGSVMVKTDEGLFRVQAGSFPDEATAGAALDKLRTDYPKGFVLKKP